A region from the Acanthopagrus latus isolate v.2019 chromosome 8, fAcaLat1.1, whole genome shotgun sequence genome encodes:
- the LOC119025040 gene encoding uncharacterized protein LOC119025040 isoform X4 has translation MDNNTAVWERIKGNILANSEQSAGAHDHAEEVGVTQSEGNQEGVETESEEEGENQPHPFKQSKKSPLEELFAEEDAMKRTSQERLMMSMEERAEKEIQTYQEMPPTITSCDPAAWFWTRNKIILYCHVWSSHIYVSIFLNA, from the exons ATGGACAACAACACTGCAGTCTGGGAACGGATCAAGGGGAATATTCTGGCAAACTCTGAGCAG TCAGCAGGAGCTCATGACCATGCAGAAGAGGTTGGTGTGACGCAGAGCGAGGGAAACCAGGAAGGTGTGGAGActgagagtgaggaggaaggggagaat caGCCTCATCCTTTCAAACAATCCAAAAAGTCTCCACTGGAGGAGCTTTTTGCTGAGGAGGATGCCATGAAGAGGACCTCACAGGAGAGGCTGATGATGTCCATGGAAGAGCGTGCTGAAAAGGAGATCCAGACATACCAGGAAATGCCACCAACCATCACATCATGTGACCCTGCTGCCTGGTTCTGGACCAGAAACAAAATTATCCTTTACTGTCATGTCTGGTCTTCTCATATTTATGTGTCCATTTTCCTCAACGCCTAG
- the LOC119025040 gene encoding uncharacterized protein LOC119025040 isoform X3, whose protein sequence is MYSFAHRLDRLTDGDFTKSKDFIRLMLVLYTCTLCVATEKSPIARQILPIIQKLEKHCCKWRHGICIRLEEKGLGKPIHPEEDIRFFLEEATALDPCFKNKMDNNTAVWERIKGNILANSEQPHPFKQSKKSPLEELFAEEDAMKRTSQERLMMSMEERAEKEIQTYQEMPPTITSCDPAAWFWTRNKIILYCHVWSSHIYVSIFLNA, encoded by the exons ATGTATTCTTTCGCACACAGGCTTGATCGGCTGACAGATGGTGATTTCACCAAGTCAAAAGACTTCATCAGGCTGATGCTAGTTCTTTACACCTGCACACTCTGTGTTGCCACTGAAAAAAGCCCAATAGCCAGACAGATCCTGCCGATCATCCAAAAGCTTGAgaaacactgctgtaaatggagACACGGCATTTGTATCCGACTTGAAGAAAAGGGTCTGGGGAAACCTATCCACCCG gAGGAGGATATCAGGTTCTTCTTGGAAGAAGCCACTGCCTTAGATCCCTGCTTCAAGAATAAGATGGACAACAACACTGCAGTCTGGGAACGGATCAAGGGGAATATTCTGGCAAACTCTGAGCAG CCTCATCCTTTCAAACAATCCAAAAAGTCTCCACTGGAGGAGCTTTTTGCTGAGGAGGATGCCATGAAGAGGACCTCACAGGAGAGGCTGATGATGTCCATGGAAGAGCGTGCTGAAAAGGAGATCCAGACATACCAGGAAATGCCACCAACCATCACATCATGTGACCCTGCTGCCTGGTTCTGGACCAGAAACAAAATTATCCTTTACTGTCATGTCTGGTCTTCTCATATTTATGTGTCCATTTTCCTCAACGCCTAG
- the LOC119025040 gene encoding uncharacterized protein LOC119025040 isoform X2 → MYSFAHRLDRLTDGDFTKSKDFIRLMLVLYTCTLCVATEKSPIARQILPIIQKLEKHCCKWRHGICIRLEEKGLGKPIHPEEDIRFFLEEATALDPCFKNKMDNNTAVWERIKGNILANSEQSAGAHDHAEEVGVTQSEGNQEGVETESEEEGENPHPFKQSKKSPLEELFAEEDAMKRTSQERLMMSMEERAEKEIQTYQEMPPTITSCDPAAWFWTRNKIILYCHVWSSHIYVSIFLNA, encoded by the exons ATGTATTCTTTCGCACACAGGCTTGATCGGCTGACAGATGGTGATTTCACCAAGTCAAAAGACTTCATCAGGCTGATGCTAGTTCTTTACACCTGCACACTCTGTGTTGCCACTGAAAAAAGCCCAATAGCCAGACAGATCCTGCCGATCATCCAAAAGCTTGAgaaacactgctgtaaatggagACACGGCATTTGTATCCGACTTGAAGAAAAGGGTCTGGGGAAACCTATCCACCCG gAGGAGGATATCAGGTTCTTCTTGGAAGAAGCCACTGCCTTAGATCCCTGCTTCAAGAATAAGATGGACAACAACACTGCAGTCTGGGAACGGATCAAGGGGAATATTCTGGCAAACTCTGAGCAG TCAGCAGGAGCTCATGACCATGCAGAAGAGGTTGGTGTGACGCAGAGCGAGGGAAACCAGGAAGGTGTGGAGActgagagtgaggaggaaggggagaat CCTCATCCTTTCAAACAATCCAAAAAGTCTCCACTGGAGGAGCTTTTTGCTGAGGAGGATGCCATGAAGAGGACCTCACAGGAGAGGCTGATGATGTCCATGGAAGAGCGTGCTGAAAAGGAGATCCAGACATACCAGGAAATGCCACCAACCATCACATCATGTGACCCTGCTGCCTGGTTCTGGACCAGAAACAAAATTATCCTTTACTGTCATGTCTGGTCTTCTCATATTTATGTGTCCATTTTCCTCAACGCCTAG
- the LOC119025040 gene encoding uncharacterized protein LOC119025040 isoform X1 has translation MYSFAHRLDRLTDGDFTKSKDFIRLMLVLYTCTLCVATEKSPIARQILPIIQKLEKHCCKWRHGICIRLEEKGLGKPIHPEEDIRFFLEEATALDPCFKNKMDNNTAVWERIKGNILANSEQSAGAHDHAEEVGVTQSEGNQEGVETESEEEGENQPHPFKQSKKSPLEELFAEEDAMKRTSQERLMMSMEERAEKEIQTYQEMPPTITSCDPAAWFWTRNKIILYCHVWSSHIYVSIFLNA, from the exons ATGTATTCTTTCGCACACAGGCTTGATCGGCTGACAGATGGTGATTTCACCAAGTCAAAAGACTTCATCAGGCTGATGCTAGTTCTTTACACCTGCACACTCTGTGTTGCCACTGAAAAAAGCCCAATAGCCAGACAGATCCTGCCGATCATCCAAAAGCTTGAgaaacactgctgtaaatggagACACGGCATTTGTATCCGACTTGAAGAAAAGGGTCTGGGGAAACCTATCCACCCG gAGGAGGATATCAGGTTCTTCTTGGAAGAAGCCACTGCCTTAGATCCCTGCTTCAAGAATAAGATGGACAACAACACTGCAGTCTGGGAACGGATCAAGGGGAATATTCTGGCAAACTCTGAGCAG TCAGCAGGAGCTCATGACCATGCAGAAGAGGTTGGTGTGACGCAGAGCGAGGGAAACCAGGAAGGTGTGGAGActgagagtgaggaggaaggggagaat caGCCTCATCCTTTCAAACAATCCAAAAAGTCTCCACTGGAGGAGCTTTTTGCTGAGGAGGATGCCATGAAGAGGACCTCACAGGAGAGGCTGATGATGTCCATGGAAGAGCGTGCTGAAAAGGAGATCCAGACATACCAGGAAATGCCACCAACCATCACATCATGTGACCCTGCTGCCTGGTTCTGGACCAGAAACAAAATTATCCTTTACTGTCATGTCTGGTCTTCTCATATTTATGTGTCCATTTTCCTCAACGCCTAG